A DNA window from Argiope bruennichi chromosome X2, qqArgBrue1.1, whole genome shotgun sequence contains the following coding sequences:
- the LOC129960648 gene encoding tax1-binding protein 3 homolog yields MAFEHQPGMAIECLSIPIKLTKETSVDSEGREVLKCGFKIGGGIDQDFHKSPYGYKDSGIYVTEVYENSPAAKCGLKVHDKILQVNGYDFTMVTHNKAVEYIKKNPVLNMLVARKGVTHS; encoded by the exons ATGGCATTTGAACACCAGCCTGGAATGGCTATTGAATGTTTAAGC atTCCGATTAAACTTACAAAAGAGACGTCAGTTGATTCAGAAGGGAGAGAAGTTCTTAAATGTGGCTTTAAGATTGGTGGTGGAATAGATCAGGATTTTCATAAAAGTCCTTATGGGTATAAGGATAGT GGTATATATGTTACTGAAGTGTATGAAAATAGTCCAGCTGCCAAGTGTGGTTTAAAAGTTCATGACAAAATTCTGCAG GTTAATGGCTATGATTTTACAATGGTTACGCATAACAAAGCAGTGGAATACATTAAGAAAAATCCTGTATTAAACATGTTAGTGGCAAGAAAAGGAGTTACACATTCTTGA